The following are encoded together in the Eriocheir sinensis breed Jianghai 21 chromosome 28, ASM2467909v1, whole genome shotgun sequence genome:
- the LOC127004663 gene encoding uncharacterized protein LOC127004663 isoform X2 produces MLSRAVSGTQQQGAHRWRWQSLPRASTPSARPVKFPSPAPRLPCNISGWLVAAGVMVMLMLGATPCCCLEARCPAQPAFESYCQCATARIRSGIEITIKCDFQKKEEVVLTKNIYPFRESKAVSASVRIANATSVRVTEGFLGAWLEVLSVGLDLWNCGTVSLVTAPPVYLRHPHAFSTFVGIGLVGCKVPEIPAGLLRDRVTASLLVMNSAVGVVRRGVFQRVRKVRYIVLEDSVVEKVEGSVALEGYVTLHQLDSHRWNGLTLSNTNIHELGPGAFNLTHKANKLENVHKVVVENSRVDYMGRGGITVQGDVAVTIKNNSFGKLEDFALMIDVTRDFKFEDNVVVAAEEGALRGLQCHNFTEMETNMIYFSTERNMTELLQPSFNPFPASCGHSQIFRVVNQALPLTTTAISTSTWVLLVLLLLLVLAVGGVLHRWRENNKMLNFSANNFQSSNGVTSSARYEATQQEVNMMQDGVPNPLYDRTAL; encoded by the exons ATGCTGTCCAGGGCCGTCAGCGGCACTCAGCAGCAGGGGGCGCACAGGTGGCGGTGGCAAAGTTTGCCGAGGGCCAGCACGCCCTCCGCCCGGCCAGTAAAGTTCCCCTCGCCCGCTCCCAGACTCCCTTGCAACATCTCAGGGTGGCTAGTAGCCGCGGGGGTTATGGTGATGCTGATGCTGGGGGCCACGCCGTGCTGCTGCCTCGAGGCAAGGTGCCCGGCGCAGCCAGCGTTTGAAAGTTACTGCCAGTGTGCCACAGCGAGGATTCGTAGTGGCATCGAAATCACCATCAAGTGTGACTTCCAGAAAAAGGAG GAAGTTGTGCTGACAAAGAATATATATCCTTTTCGGGAGTCCAAGGCAGTGAGTGCCTCCGTGAGAATCGCCAATGCCACAAGCGTGCGCGTGACGGAGGGCTTCCTCGGGGCGTGGCTGGAGGTGCTCTCCGTGGGGCTCGACCTGTGGAACTGTGGCACTGTCAGCCTGGTCACAGCCCCGCCCGTCTACCTCCGCCacccgcacgccttctccacCTTCGTCG GTATTGGGTTGGTGGGCTGTAAGGTGCCCGAGATCCCCGCCGGCCTGCTGCGGGACCGCGTGACCGCTAGCCTCCTCGTCATGAACAGCGCGGTGGGCGTGGTGCGGCGCGGCGTCTTTCAGCGAGTCCGCAAG gtgcgGTACATTGTATTGGAAGATTCGGTGGTGGAAAAGGTTGAGGGATCAGTGGCCTTGGAGGGCTATGTCACGTTGCACCAGCTGGACTCCCACCGCTGGAATGGTCTCACCCTGTCCAACACCAATATACACGAACTGGGTCCTGGCGCCTTTAACCTCACACACAAG GCTAACAAGCTGGAGAACGTACACAAAGTTGTGGTGGAGAACAGCCGAGTGGATTACATGGGCCGTGGCGGCATCACGGTACAGGGAGATGTTGCTGTCACCATCAAGAACAACTCTTTTGGCAAGCTGGAGGATTTTGCACTTATG ATTGATGTGACTCGCGATTTTAAGTTTGAGGACAATGTGGTGGTGGCTGCTGAGGAGGGAGCGTTGCGTGGCCTCCAATGTCATAATTTCACCGAGATGGAAACTAATATGATCTACTTCTCGACTGAGCGAAACATGACTGAACTCCTCCAGCCATCATTCAATCCCTTCCCAGCTTCCTGTGGCCACTCCCAG ATATTCAGAGTGGTGAACCAAGCTCTGCCCCTGACAACAACAGCCATTAGCACCAGTACTtgggtgctgctggtgctgctgttgctactgGTGCTGGCCGTTGGTGGGGTTCTTCATCGGTGGAGAGAGAATAACAAGATGCTGAACTTCAGTGCCAATAATTTTCAGTCCTCTAATGGTGTTACATCATCGGCACGGTATGAAGCCACCCAACAGGAGGTTAACATGATGCAAGATGGAGTACCTAATCCACTCTATGACAGAACTGCTCTGTGA
- the LOC127004663 gene encoding uncharacterized protein LOC127004663 isoform X1 translates to MLSLQTAVQRNMLSRAVSGTQQQGAHRWRWQSLPRASTPSARPVKFPSPAPRLPCNISGWLVAAGVMVMLMLGATPCCCLEARCPAQPAFESYCQCATARIRSGIEITIKCDFQKKEEVVLTKNIYPFRESKAVSASVRIANATSVRVTEGFLGAWLEVLSVGLDLWNCGTVSLVTAPPVYLRHPHAFSTFVGIGLVGCKVPEIPAGLLRDRVTASLLVMNSAVGVVRRGVFQRVRKVRYIVLEDSVVEKVEGSVALEGYVTLHQLDSHRWNGLTLSNTNIHELGPGAFNLTHKANKLENVHKVVVENSRVDYMGRGGITVQGDVAVTIKNNSFGKLEDFALMIDVTRDFKFEDNVVVAAEEGALRGLQCHNFTEMETNMIYFSTERNMTELLQPSFNPFPASCGHSQIFRVVNQALPLTTTAISTSTWVLLVLLLLLVLAVGGVLHRWRENNKMLNFSANNFQSSNGVTSSARYEATQQEVNMMQDGVPNPLYDRTAL, encoded by the exons ATGTTGTCCCTCCAAACAGCAGTCCAGAGGAACATGCTGTCCAGGGCCGTCAGCGGCACTCAGCAGCAGGGGGCGCACAGGTGGCGGTGGCAAAGTTTGCCGAGGGCCAGCACGCCCTCCGCCCGGCCAGTAAAGTTCCCCTCGCCCGCTCCCAGACTCCCTTGCAACATCTCAGGGTGGCTAGTAGCCGCGGGGGTTATGGTGATGCTGATGCTGGGGGCCACGCCGTGCTGCTGCCTCGAGGCAAGGTGCCCGGCGCAGCCAGCGTTTGAAAGTTACTGCCAGTGTGCCACAGCGAGGATTCGTAGTGGCATCGAAATCACCATCAAGTGTGACTTCCAGAAAAAGGAG GAAGTTGTGCTGACAAAGAATATATATCCTTTTCGGGAGTCCAAGGCAGTGAGTGCCTCCGTGAGAATCGCCAATGCCACAAGCGTGCGCGTGACGGAGGGCTTCCTCGGGGCGTGGCTGGAGGTGCTCTCCGTGGGGCTCGACCTGTGGAACTGTGGCACTGTCAGCCTGGTCACAGCCCCGCCCGTCTACCTCCGCCacccgcacgccttctccacCTTCGTCG GTATTGGGTTGGTGGGCTGTAAGGTGCCCGAGATCCCCGCCGGCCTGCTGCGGGACCGCGTGACCGCTAGCCTCCTCGTCATGAACAGCGCGGTGGGCGTGGTGCGGCGCGGCGTCTTTCAGCGAGTCCGCAAG gtgcgGTACATTGTATTGGAAGATTCGGTGGTGGAAAAGGTTGAGGGATCAGTGGCCTTGGAGGGCTATGTCACGTTGCACCAGCTGGACTCCCACCGCTGGAATGGTCTCACCCTGTCCAACACCAATATACACGAACTGGGTCCTGGCGCCTTTAACCTCACACACAAG GCTAACAAGCTGGAGAACGTACACAAAGTTGTGGTGGAGAACAGCCGAGTGGATTACATGGGCCGTGGCGGCATCACGGTACAGGGAGATGTTGCTGTCACCATCAAGAACAACTCTTTTGGCAAGCTGGAGGATTTTGCACTTATG ATTGATGTGACTCGCGATTTTAAGTTTGAGGACAATGTGGTGGTGGCTGCTGAGGAGGGAGCGTTGCGTGGCCTCCAATGTCATAATTTCACCGAGATGGAAACTAATATGATCTACTTCTCGACTGAGCGAAACATGACTGAACTCCTCCAGCCATCATTCAATCCCTTCCCAGCTTCCTGTGGCCACTCCCAG ATATTCAGAGTGGTGAACCAAGCTCTGCCCCTGACAACAACAGCCATTAGCACCAGTACTtgggtgctgctggtgctgctgttgctactgGTGCTGGCCGTTGGTGGGGTTCTTCATCGGTGGAGAGAGAATAACAAGATGCTGAACTTCAGTGCCAATAATTTTCAGTCCTCTAATGGTGTTACATCATCGGCACGGTATGAAGCCACCCAACAGGAGGTTAACATGATGCAAGATGGAGTACCTAATCCACTCTATGACAGAACTGCTCTGTGA
- the LOC127004662 gene encoding uncharacterized protein LOC127004662 isoform X5, with protein MRVWGSLLLLSVCLLGVPAALVVRCPTPGSNEPSYCSCTNSTMSIRCDFRNREDVILTRELLEPYDNRGIDTAYVRVMNATSVNVTGEFVDRWLEVSSAAFDIWHGGVVTLNASPRAANDTPSKFGLFAGIGIMNCIVPEVPVGFLRDRVRGAFRIKDSRVGIIRAGFIQNVKEMRYLVFNDSVVETVEGSVAAEGFVTMSQLVVHSWNGLVLSNVTIKELGPSAFNLTHKVNVTGQVLFHDNEMGAESVDALGTLSCHNASSIQNNTVLVTDPHHLAPNDATVPFHASCGKPQLFMILSPLQRVVVVEDTRAAWVLGAALAMLIMTLAMGVAWTLRRRRPVLSMSRYPFIHKGHTHTASLENLPRNIELSSPREDPEEGTSVTDLDITFDAEPDTESPQFDGDGEAKEEAAQSDSSCDAALP; from the exons ATGAGGGTCTGGGGCTCCTTGCTGCTGCTGTCGGTGTGCCTCCTCGGGGTCCCTGCGGCTCTGGTGGTGAGATGCCCGACGCCTGGTTCCAATGAGCCGTCCTACTGCAGCTGCACCAACTCCACCATGAGCATCCGGTGCGACTTCAGAAATAGAGAG GACGTGATACTTACGAGAGAGCTGCTGGAGCCCTATGATAACCGGGGGATCGACACTGCCTACGTGCGAGTGATGAATGCTACTTCTGTGAACGTGACCGGCGAGTTCGTGGACCGGTGGCTGGAGGTGTCGTCCGCAGCCTTCGACATCTGGCACGGCGGTGTGGTGACCCTCAACGCGTCCCCGAGGGCTGCCAACGACACCCCCAGCAAGTTTGGCTTGTTTGCAG GTATCGGCATCATGAACTGCATTGTTCCCGAAGTGCCGGTGGGCTTTCTGAGAGACCGAGTTCGAGGTGCCTTCAGGATCAAGGACAGCAGAGTGGGCATCATAAGAGCAGGCTTCATCCAAAACGTGAAAGAG aTGCGGTACTTAGTGTTCAACGATTCGGTGGTGGAAACGGTGGAGGGGTCAGTGGCGGCGGAGGGCTTCGTCACCATGAGCCAGCTGGTTGTGCACAGCTGGAACGGCCTCGTCCTCTCCAACGTAACCATCAAGGAACTGGGCCCTAGCGCCTTCAACCTCACCCACAAG GTGAATGTGACGGGGCAGGTCCTCTTCCATGACAACGAGATGGGCGCCGAGAGCGTGGATGCACTGGGGACCCTGAGCTGCCACAACGCCTCGTCGATCCAGAACAACACCGTCCTCGTTACCGACCCCCACCACCTCGCCCCCAACGACGCGACCGTACCCTTCCATGCATCCTGCGGCAAGCCCCAG CTGTTCATGATCCTGAGCCCGCTgcaaagggtggtggtggtggaggacacaAGGGCGGCGTGGGTGCTTGGGGCCGCCCTGGCGATGCTCATCATGACCTTGGCAATGGGCGTGGCGTGGACCCTCAGGAGGCGTCGGCCCGTTCTTTCAATGAGTCGCTACCCTTTTATCCACAAGGGACACACTCACACAGCCTCCCTGGAAAACCTGCCCAGGAACATCGAACTGAGCAGCCCGCGAGAGGACCCGGAGGAGGGGACGTCCGTGACGGATCTGGACATCACGTTTGATGCTGAGCCGGACACCGAATCACCCCAGTTTGACGGAGACGGGGAAGCTAAAGAGGAAGCAGCCCAGAGTGACTCGTCCTGTGATGCTGCCTTGCCTTAG